The following coding sequences are from one Nonlabens arenilitoris window:
- the uvrB gene encoding excinuclease ABC subunit UvrB translates to MKFKIQSEFKPTGDQPKAIKSLVEGINNGDKYQTLLGVTGSGKTFTAANVIQETQRPTLILSHNKTLAAQLYSEMKAFFPDNAVEYFVSYYDYYQPEAFIPSSGTYIEKDLSINEDIEKMRLSTTSALLSGRRDVIVVASVSCLYGIGNPVEFQKNVIRLKRDQIIARTQLLHQLVQSLYSRTTADFNRGNFRINGDTIDVFPSYADYAFKIHFFGDEIELIETFNPVDGRLMEQWKEITIYPANMFVTSPDVLQNAIHSIQEDLVKQVEYFKEIGKPLEAKRLQERTEFDLEMIRELGYCSGIENYSRYLDGRLPGTRPFCLLDYFPEDFLMVIDESHVTVPQVSAMYGGDRSRKENLVDYGFRLPAAMDNRPLKFEEFEMLQNQVLYVSATPADYELEKTEGVYTEQIIRPTGLLDPVIEVRPSQNQIDDLVEEIHKRVDLDERVLVTTLTKRMAEELTKYLSRISIRCRYIHSDVDTLERVAIMHDLRSGLFDVLIGVNLLREGLDLPEVSLVAILDADKEGFLRNNRSLTQTIGRAARNVNGLAILYADKITNSMQMTIDQTEYRRSKQIAYNEAHGLKPMAIKKTLETALTKKREATYTIEKSLNLAAAEEEATYLSKDKLEQKIRDTRKQMEKAAKELDFMEAARLRDQIKMLQEKVKEA, encoded by the coding sequence ATGAAATTTAAGATACAATCAGAATTTAAACCTACAGGCGATCAACCTAAAGCGATCAAATCGTTAGTAGAAGGAATTAATAATGGTGATAAATACCAGACACTTTTAGGTGTTACGGGAAGTGGTAAAACGTTTACAGCTGCAAATGTTATACAAGAAACACAACGACCTACATTAATCCTTTCACATAATAAAACTCTAGCGGCTCAACTTTACTCTGAGATGAAAGCTTTTTTCCCAGATAATGCTGTTGAATATTTTGTGTCTTATTACGATTATTATCAGCCAGAAGCCTTTATCCCTAGTAGTGGTACTTATATCGAGAAAGATCTTTCCATTAATGAGGATATAGAAAAGATGCGATTAAGCACTACATCTGCCCTATTATCAGGTCGTCGTGATGTAATCGTGGTAGCATCTGTGTCGTGTCTGTATGGTATAGGTAATCCAGTAGAGTTTCAAAAAAATGTAATAAGACTTAAACGTGATCAAATCATAGCGCGCACCCAATTGTTACATCAACTGGTTCAAAGTTTATATTCTAGAACTACCGCAGATTTTAATCGCGGTAATTTTAGAATCAATGGAGATACCATAGATGTCTTCCCTAGTTATGCCGACTATGCGTTTAAGATTCATTTTTTTGGTGATGAGATCGAATTAATTGAAACATTCAATCCAGTTGATGGGAGATTGATGGAACAATGGAAAGAGATTACTATATATCCTGCAAATATGTTTGTCACATCGCCAGATGTTTTACAAAATGCAATACACAGTATTCAAGAAGATCTAGTTAAACAAGTTGAATATTTTAAAGAAATAGGGAAACCACTTGAGGCTAAACGACTGCAGGAAAGAACAGAATTTGATTTAGAAATGATTAGAGAATTAGGTTATTGTTCTGGTATTGAAAATTATAGCCGTTATCTAGATGGTAGATTACCAGGCACACGTCCATTCTGTCTATTAGATTATTTTCCTGAAGACTTTTTAATGGTCATAGATGAAAGTCATGTGACCGTTCCACAAGTAAGTGCTATGTATGGTGGTGATCGGTCCCGTAAGGAGAACCTAGTAGATTACGGATTTCGTTTACCAGCAGCAATGGATAACAGACCTTTAAAATTTGAAGAGTTTGAAATGCTGCAAAATCAAGTATTATATGTAAGCGCCACACCTGCTGACTATGAACTAGAAAAAACGGAAGGAGTATATACAGAGCAAATTATAAGGCCTACAGGACTATTAGATCCTGTTATTGAAGTAAGGCCTAGCCAAAACCAAATTGACGATTTAGTTGAAGAAATTCATAAAAGAGTTGATCTAGATGAGCGTGTTCTAGTAACTACACTTACCAAAAGAATGGCCGAAGAACTTACTAAATATTTATCACGCATTTCAATAAGATGTCGTTACATACATAGTGATGTAGATACTTTAGAACGTGTCGCTATAATGCATGATTTGCGTAGTGGTTTATTTGATGTTCTCATAGGAGTAAATTTACTAAGAGAAGGATTAGACCTTCCAGAAGTATCACTAGTAGCAATACTAGATGCTGATAAGGAAGGCTTTTTAAGAAACAATAGATCCTTAACGCAAACTATAGGTCGTGCTGCTCGTAATGTAAACGGTCTGGCTATTTTATATGCAGATAAGATTACAAATAGTATGCAAATGACTATCGATCAAACGGAATATCGTAGATCAAAACAAATAGCGTATAACGAAGCCCATGGTCTAAAACCTATGGCAATAAAGAAAACTTTAGAAACCGCACTCACCAAAAAGAGAGAAGCTACATATACCATTGAAAAATCATTAAATCTTGCTGCTGCCGAGGAAGAAGCAACTTATTTAAGTAAAGATAAGCTAGAACAGAAGATTAGAGATACTAGAAAACAGATGGAAAAAGCAGCGAAAGAACTTGATTTTATGGAAGCCGCAAGATTGAGAGATCAGATTAAAATGTTACAAGAGAAAGTAAAAGAGGCATAA